A section of the Bacilli bacterium genome encodes:
- a CDS encoding glycine betaine ABC transporter substrate-binding protein, translating to MMKKIGVICFAFVLGLALLATGCSEKKGGSLGEQLDYKITGIDPGAGLMKKTKEVMKSYGLDKWQLIEGSEAAMIASLKKAYDKKEPIVVTGWTPHWMFAKFDLKYLDDPKNVYGDAENINTVVRLGLKDDEPSAYTVLDQFAWTPKDMGEVMLMNEDGTDPAESAQKWLDNHQDKLQEWTKGAAKVNGNKIHLVYVAWASEIASTNVVAKALESIGYKVELTQVDAAPMWAGIADGSADAMVAAWLPSTHADYFNAYKGKFEDLGPNLTGTKLGLVVPSYVAANSIEDLQN from the coding sequence CTGATGAAAAAAATCGGCGTGATTTGTTTCGCATTCGTATTGGGATTGGCATTGTTGGCAACAGGGTGCTCGGAGAAAAAAGGCGGCTCCCTGGGGGAACAGTTGGACTATAAAATAACCGGCATCGATCCCGGGGCGGGATTAATGAAAAAAACGAAGGAAGTAATGAAATCATACGGTCTGGACAAATGGCAGTTGATCGAAGGGTCCGAAGCGGCGATGATCGCATCTTTAAAAAAGGCTTACGATAAAAAAGAGCCGATCGTCGTAACCGGTTGGACACCGCATTGGATGTTTGCCAAGTTCGACCTGAAATACCTGGACGATCCGAAAAATGTTTACGGCGATGCCGAAAACATCAATACCGTTGTTCGCCTCGGGCTGAAAGACGATGAACCGTCCGCCTATACCGTGCTTGACCAATTCGCCTGGACGCCGAAAGATATGGGCGAAGTAATGCTGATGAACGAAGACGGCACCGACCCTGCCGAATCGGCGCAAAAATGGCTTGACAACCATCAGGACAAACTGCAGGAATGGACCAAGGGAGCGGCGAAAGTTAACGGCAACAAAATCCATCTCGTTTACGTCGCCTGGGCATCCGAGATCGCCAGCACGAACGTGGTGGCGAAAGCGCTGGAAAGCATCGGCTACAAAGTGGAATTGACGCAAGTGGACGCCGCGCCGATGTGGGCGGGAATCGCCGACGGAAGCGCGGACGCCATGGTGGCTGCCTGGTTGCCTTCAACGCATGCGGATTATTTCAACGCATACAAAGGAAAATTCGAAGACCTGGGGCCCAACTTGACAGGCACCAAACTTGGCCTGGTCGTCCCTTCGTATGTTGCGGCGAATTCAATCGAAGACTTGCAAAATTAG
- a CDS encoding proline/glycine betaine ABC transporter permease, which translates to MELPKIPLGNWIEAAIEAITVNLEWLFNAITFLIEKFIDLQVTVFSFIHPFLFIALLALLAWKISGWKIGLLTLLGLLLIDDLGYWEQTIDTLALVITSVLISFVFGVPLGIWSAYSNTVKNIVTPILDLMQTMPAFVYLIPAIFFFGLGTVPGVFASVIFAMPPTIRLTNLGIRQVSRELVEAADAFGATSYQKLVKVQLPLALPTIMAGINQSIMLALSMVVIASMIGAPGLGASVYGAVTQLKIGTGFEAGLSIVMIAIILDRISQNIKLISRRK; encoded by the coding sequence ATGGAACTGCCGAAAATTCCGCTGGGAAACTGGATTGAAGCCGCAATCGAAGCGATTACCGTCAACCTGGAATGGTTGTTCAACGCAATCACCTTTTTGATCGAAAAGTTTATCGATTTGCAAGTGACCGTCTTTTCCTTTATTCACCCGTTTTTGTTTATTGCTTTATTGGCGCTGTTGGCATGGAAAATTTCCGGATGGAAGATCGGGCTTTTGACGCTTTTGGGACTCCTTTTGATTGACGATCTCGGCTACTGGGAACAAACCATCGATACGTTGGCGTTAGTGATTACCTCCGTATTGATATCGTTTGTGTTCGGCGTGCCCTTGGGCATATGGTCGGCGTACAGCAACACGGTAAAAAATATCGTCACGCCCATTCTTGACTTGATGCAGACGATGCCCGCTTTCGTCTATCTGATTCCGGCCATCTTCTTTTTCGGTTTGGGCACGGTTCCGGGCGTATTTGCGTCGGTCATCTTTGCGATGCCCCCCACCATCCGGTTGACCAATCTCGGCATCCGCCAGGTTTCCCGCGAATTGGTGGAAGCCGCCGATGCGTTTGGCGCAACCTCATACCAGAAACTCGTCAAAGTGCAACTGCCGCTCGCGCTGCCGACCATTATGGCGGGAATCAACCAAAGCATCATGCTGGCCTTGTCGATGGTCGTCATCGCCTCGATGATCGGCGCGCCCGGTCTGGGGGCATCCGTCTACGGCGCGGTTACGCAACTGAAGATCGGCACCGGATTCGAGGCGGGATTGTCGATTGTGATGATTGCGATCATTCTTGACCGCATTTCCCAAAATATCAAACTTATATCAAGGAGGAAATAA